Genomic DNA from Halobaculum sp. CBA1158:
GACCTGATGAATGGCCGGAGAACAGGTCGAGGGACTGCCGGAGGGGCTCCGTGAGTGGGTGCTCGCGCGCTCGGAGGAGACCGGTCGGTCGTCCGAGGAGGTGCTCGCGCGTGCTGTGACGATCGCGAAACTCCTCGACGAGTACGACGGCGACCTCGCCGACGGCGACGCGGACCCGATCACCAACGGCGACGCGGACTCACTCACCGACAGCGAGGGAGCGATCGCGGCGTCGGGAGCGCTGACCGATCGGATCGCCGAGGTCGAGGCGGCCGTCGCCGACCTCGATACCGAACTCGACGAGAAGATCGACGACGTGCGCTCGCGGGTGATCCAGGTCAAGCGCGAGGCCGACGCGAAAGCCGACGCCGACCACGACCACCCGGATCTGCGCGAGGAGGTGGAGAGCGCGTCCGCGACGGCCGCGGGACTCGACGACGACCTCGCGGAACTCCGGGCGGACTTAGAGGAGTTGGAGGAGACCTTCGAAGACGGGTTCGCCAACTACGAGGACGTGCTGGAGTACCTCACCGACGCCGTCGACGAGCACGACGCGAAGCTGTCGACGCTGGCGTCGGTACTCGCGGACCTCCGAACCACCGTCTCGAACCTCCGGGCCCGGGAGGCCCAGCGCCGGGCGGCCGCGGAGCTTCAGGCGGAGGCGAACCGCCTCGGCGTCGCTGCCGCGTCGTGTGCCGCCTGCGGGTCGAAGGTGCGTCTCGGCCTGCTGTCGTCCCCGGAGTGTCCGCACTGCGGCGGCACGTTCGAGTCGGTGGAGCCGGCCTCGGGGTTCTTCGACTCCGCGTCGCTCGCGGTCGGTAGACGACCGGCCCTGGAGGGGGAAACCACCGAGGAGACCACGGCCGAGGACATCTTCGACGAGGCGTAACGGATGCCGGACCACGATCCCGACGAGGAGTCGGACGCGAACGGGCCGGGGGAGGAGACGCCGGAGGCGAGCGATCCCGACCCGGCGGTGGAGGACGATCCCGCCTCGATCGACGACGATCCCGCCTCGATCGACGACGATCCCGCCTCGATCGACGACGACTCGACCACCGGCGGCTCGACCGACGCCGCGGCTGACCCGCTCGACGAGGTGATCCCGGCGTCGGACGCCGCCGGGGGCGACGCGGACGCCGCCCGCCGCCGGGACGACTCACCCGAGCCGGTCGACGACGCGGACGCCGACGCCGACGGAGCCGCCGACGCCGACGGAGCCGCCGACGCCCCCGGATCGACCGGAGCCGGACCGAACCCCTTCGCCTTCGACGAGGAACGCCCCGGCGCGAACGACGAACGCGAGGACAGCGAGCGGACCGGACCGGACGACGGCTCGGACGACGGTCCCCCGACCGTCGAGAACCCGTTCGCTGCCGACCGCGCCGGCGACCTCGAGGAGGCGGCCGACGGGGACGCCGACCGCGACGGCCGCGGCGATGCCCCGTTCGGGGAGTTGGCTCGCGGGGTCGAGGAGCGCCGTCGCCGGGATGACGGTGAGGACCCGTTCGAGTCGGTCGAGATCGCCGACCTCGACGAGGACGAGCTGTGGGCGGCGCTGACCGAGGGGGCCGACGAGGCTCCGCTTTCGCCCGACGCCACGGCCGCGGAGACGGTCTCGGGGGCGACGGATGCCGACTCGGAGCACATCGTCGACAAGCGCGAGTACTGTCAGCAGTGCCCGCATCTGTCGGCTCCCCCGGACGTGGCCTGCGAACACGAGGACGGCGAGATCGTCGAGGCGGTCGACCCCGAGCGGTTCCGCGTCCGCGGCTGCCCGGTGGTCCGCGACGAGGGGCCGGACTTCACCGCGGGCATCGACGCCGACGGCGACACCGCGGGGGGAGCCGTCGTCGGCGACGCCACGCGGGAGGACGAGGAGCTGACGGCCTCGGAGTCGGTCGTCGGCGGCGAGATCGACGGCGACGAGGACGTGGCCGTCGGCGCGAGCGACGCCGGCGGCGTCGACGGTACGGGGAGCGCGGGCGACGGGGGCGACGCGGTCGACGCCGCCGGCGACGACGCGTAAGCCATACCGGTGGCCGCACGCTACGGTGGCAACATGCAGTTCTGCGACGAGTGCGGATCGATGATGCACGCCACCGAGGGGGAGATGGTGTGTTCCTCCTGCGGCGCGAGCGCCGACCGCGACGAGGCGCTCGCCGAGCAGTTCGTCTCGACGGAGGCGCAAAGCGACGACGACGTGATCGAGACCGAGGAGGGGGCGAACTTCGAGGGGAAACCCACCTCCGAGGACGTGATCTGCGACGAGTGCGGCCACACCGTCGCGTGGTACACGATCAAACAGACCGGCGCGGCCGACGAGCCCCCGACGCGCTTCTTCAAGTGCAAGGACTGCGGGTATCGCTGGCGGGAGTACAACTGACGGCTGTCCGCAGAACCGATCACAACTCCTCGAGCAGCCATCTCCCGACCGCCTCGCCCACCTTCCCCGCCTGTCCGACGAAGAAGTGGTCCGCCGAGAACTCCCGCAGGTCGAACTCCAGTTCCCGGGCGCGCTCCACCACCGGCTCCCAGTCGGCCGTGTCGTCGCGGGTCGCGTACACCACCTGTGCCGGGCAGCCGCGGGCGTCGATGTCCGCCATCGCCTCGACGGCGTCGAGGTCGTCGGCGAGGCGGGCCGTCGGCGCGAGCGCCGAGACGGCGTCGAGGTCGTCGGCGAGGCGGGCCGTCGGCGCGAGCGCCGAGACGGCGTCCACGTCGCCCTCGCTTCCCACCAGCAACGCCACGCAGCCGCCGAAGCTGAAGCCGAGCAGGCCCACGCGGTCGTACCGCTCGCGCGCCCAGGCGACGGCGTTGCGGGCGTCGGCGCACTCGCCGTACCCCTCGTCCCAGTCGCCGTAGTCGAATCGGAGGCAGTCGACGCCGCCGGCGACGAGCACGTCGGACACCGCCCGGAGGCGCTCGTCGCCGCGGTGGCCGCGGTGCTGCGGGTGGGGCGGACACGCGACGACGCAGGCGCTCGCGCCCGCGTCGTCGCCGGCGGTCGAGCCGTCCGCCGTCCGCCCTCCGTCGGTCTCGTCGAGGGTCCCGCGAACGTCGCGTCCGCCGGGGACGAGTACGTCGGTCATGCTCGCGGATCGGTCGCCCGGCGCAAAACGGTAGCGGGAGTCCTCTCGGTCGGGTGAGATTTATACGCCAGGTCACCCTAGCCGAGGCCATGGGAATCCTCTCGCGCACCTCCTACGTCATCCGCTCGAAGATCAACGCGATCCTCAACCGAGCGGAGGACCCGACGGAGACGCTCGATTACAGCTACGAACAGATGCGCGACGAACTCCAGGACGTGAAACAGGGGATCGCCGACCTCACGACCCAGAAGAAGCGCCTGCAGATCCAGAAGCGCCGCTTGGAGGAGAACGTCGAGAAACACAACGAGCAGGCGCGCGAGGCCGTCCAGCAGGACCGCGAGGACCTCGCTCGCAAGGCGCTGGAGAAGAAGAAGTCGAAGATGAACCAGATCGAGGACCTGGAGGGACAGATCGCCGAGCTCCAGAACACCCAAGATCAGCTCGTCGACAAGAAGGACGAACTCCAGGGCCGCATCGACGAGTTCAAGACGAAAAAGGAGACGATGAAGGCGCGCTACGAGGCGGCGGAGGCGTCGACCCGCGTCTCGGAGGCGATGTCCGGCGTCGGCGACGAGATGGCCGACGTGTCTCGCGCGATCGAAAACGCGGAGTCGCGCACCGAGGAGATGGAGGCGCGGTCGCAGGCGATGGACGAGCTTCAGGACACCGGTGCGTTCGACGACGCCCTCTCGGACGAGGACGAGATCGACAGGGAACTGGAGTCCGGACGCACCGACCGCGAGGTCGAGGCCGAACTCGAGACGCTCCAGGCGGAGATGGGGACGGAGTCCGCCGCCGACGACGCGGACGCCGCCACGGGGGACGCCGACGCCGACGTAGACGTGGGCGGCGAGGACGTACCCGACGAGGAAGTGGAGGCGGAGCTCGAGGAGCTCCAACAGGAGGAGGACGCCGACGCCTCGAAGTAGCTCCCTGACGCCGGACCTCGATCCCGAATCGCGACGCCGTCTCGGTCCTCGCCACGGTCGTCGTCGTCACCGTCGTCGCCGCCGCCGTCGTCACCGTCGTCCTCGCCGTTTCCGTGCTCGCTGTTCCCTCTCCGTGCTGCTCCGGTCCGTGTTCACGCCCGTGCCGACTCCGGGACGGCGACTCGTCGCCGCCCGGTCGGCCGTCCCGTTTTTGTCCGTCGGTCTCGACCGTGGCCCCATGGCCGACGACACCGACCAGCCGAGCGACCGGCTGCGCGACCGGGCCGGTGAGAGCCGGTGGAAGCTGTGGCTCCTCCTGGAGGCGGACCGACGAGTCGTCGTCGCCGGGTCCGCACTCGCGGTGTTCGGCGTCCTGCTCGCCGCGGGGACGCTGTACGGGCCTACAGCACACGCGCTCCGGTCGACTGACTCCGTCGACACGACGTTTCAGGGGTTCCTGACGGCGACGATCACCGGCGTCACGCTCGTGCTCACGCTGAACCAGCTCGTCCTCTCACAGGAACTGGGGGCCGTCGGCGACCAGCGCGAGCGGATGGACGAGGCGATGGCGTTCCGATCGGACGCCGCGGACCTGCTCGACGCGCCGGTCAGCCCGGCGCGGCCCGCCCAGTTCCTTCGGGCGCTCGTGCAGGTGTCGGCCGACTGCGCCCGCGAGGTGCGCGAGGCGGCCGACCGCGCCGGCGACGACGAGGCGGCCGCGGCGGTCGACGACCTCGTATCCAGCCTGATCGGCAACGCCGAGGAGGTGTCGGAGGGGCTCGACGACGCGCGCTTCGGCGGGTTCGACGTGATCTCCTCGGCCCTCAACTTCAACTACTCCTGGAAGGTGTTCGCGGCGAACCGGATCCGCGCCACCCACGGCGACGCGCTCGAGGGAGAAGGGCTGGAGGCGCTCGACCGGCTGACGGACGTGCTGGAGATGTTCGGGCCCGCACGCGAGCACTTCAAGACGCTGTACTTCCAGTGGGAGCTGATCAACCTCTCACGAGCCGTTCTCGCGTCGGCGCTTCCCGCGCTGCTGGTGTCGACGTTCATGGTCGCGTTCTTCCACGCGGAAGCGTACGCCGTTACCCTGTTCGGCGTCGGGACGCTCGTCCCCCTGGTCGCGGCCGCCGCGACCGTCGCGACGGTCCCGTTCCTCGTGTTGCTCGCGTACGTCCTCCGGATCGCGACCGTGACGAAGCACACGCTGTCGATCGGCCCGTTCATCCTCCGGGAGACGGACGAGGTGTCGGAGGTCGAGTGGAACCGATGACCCGGCGGCGCGTACGCCCGGCACCGACAGACGAAAGTCGCCCGGGGCGGAACGTCGGGTATGAGCGACCTCGACGCGGAGGTACAGACCGCCAGCGACGTCGGCGGCGACGGGCCGCCCGTGGAGGAGAAGCCGTACAAGATCATCTTCGAGGCGAACGCCTGTTTCGGCGCGGGCAAGTGTGCGGAGGTGGCCGACAACTGGGAGATGGACATCGCCAGCGGGATGGCGAGGCCGAAGTCGTACTACGTCGGCGAGGACGAACTCGAGGAGAACGTCCGCGCGGCTGAGGTGTGCCCGGCGAAGAAGGACATGGGCTGTATCCACGTCGTCGACCGGCGGACCGACGAGGAGATCGCGCCGGACCCGCACGGCGACGGAACCCTGAGCGTCGACTGGTGAGGCGGATCAGTCGTTCAGGCTGACGGGCTCCTCACCGGCCAGCCGCGGGTCGATCCCGGAGACGGTGTGGGGACGGAACCCCTCGACTGCGTCCCGCGCGCCGAAGCTGTTCTTGAGGTTGTACGCCGGAAATGAGATGGGAATTGATCCGCCGTTCGCCGCAGAGTTGTCCGCGGGCGACCGAAATCCACTTGCACCGTCCGGCGAAACGGCGATCCGCGCGAGGGTGGCTGAGCTTGGCCAAAGGCGGCGGACTTAAGATCCGCTCCCTCAGGGGTTCAAGGGTTCAAATCCCTTCCCTCGCAGTCACGAGGAGTGTAACGACGAGTGACGAGTAGGAGGGGTTTGAAGCAGGGAGGAGCTTCGCTCCGACCGTGGTTCAAATCCCTTCCCTCGCATGAGTGGGGCCGAAGGCCCCCGAATCGTTCCGGAAAATTTGAACTATGCCGGACGCGCGCAGCGCAGCGAGCACGTCCGGATGTGGTTCAAATCCCTTCCCTCGCAGTCACGAGGAGTGTAACGACG
This window encodes:
- a CDS encoding CopG family transcriptional regulator gives rise to the protein MAGEQVEGLPEGLREWVLARSEETGRSSEEVLARAVTIAKLLDEYDGDLADGDADPITNGDADSLTDSEGAIAASGALTDRIAEVEAAVADLDTELDEKIDDVRSRVIQVKREADAKADADHDHPDLREEVESASATAAGLDDDLAELRADLEELEETFEDGFANYEDVLEYLTDAVDEHDAKLSTLASVLADLRTTVSNLRAREAQRRAAAELQAEANRLGVAAASCAACGSKVRLGLLSSPECPHCGGTFESVEPASGFFDSASLAVGRRPALEGETTEETTAEDIFDEA
- a CDS encoding transcription factor S, with the protein product MQFCDECGSMMHATEGEMVCSSCGASADRDEALAEQFVSTEAQSDDDVIETEEGANFEGKPTSEDVICDECGHTVAWYTIKQTGAADEPPTRFFKCKDCGYRWREYN
- a CDS encoding PspA/IM30 family protein, with the protein product MGILSRTSYVIRSKINAILNRAEDPTETLDYSYEQMRDELQDVKQGIADLTTQKKRLQIQKRRLEENVEKHNEQAREAVQQDREDLARKALEKKKSKMNQIEDLEGQIAELQNTQDQLVDKKDELQGRIDEFKTKKETMKARYEAAEASTRVSEAMSGVGDEMADVSRAIENAESRTEEMEARSQAMDELQDTGAFDDALSDEDEIDRELESGRTDREVEAELETLQAEMGTESAADDADAATGDADADVDVGGEDVPDEEVEAELEELQQEEDADASK
- a CDS encoding ferredoxin, encoding MSDLDAEVQTASDVGGDGPPVEEKPYKIIFEANACFGAGKCAEVADNWEMDIASGMARPKSYYVGEDELEENVRAAEVCPAKKDMGCIHVVDRRTDEEIAPDPHGDGTLSVDW
- a CDS encoding alpha/beta hydrolase encodes the protein MTDVLVPGGRDVRGTLDETDGGRTADGSTAGDDAGASACVVACPPHPQHRGHRGDERLRAVSDVLVAGGVDCLRFDYGDWDEGYGECADARNAVAWARERYDRVGLLGFSFGGCVALLVGSEGDVDAVSALAPTARLADDLDAVSALAPTARLADDLDAVEAMADIDARGCPAQVVYATRDDTADWEPVVERARELEFDLREFSADHFFVGQAGKVGEAVGRWLLEEL